The DNA segment AGTGCCTGGGACCCAGCACTGTCCCATGAGCATCGATCAGTTCATGGAAGTACCTGGAGATGCAGGTGAGCCCCACCTGCTTAATACCCACTAGTATTTTCTAGTAAAAAAGCACATCTGCATCAGGAAGGGCTCCTGCTCTTCCCCCGCCCTCTCTCGGCACACTTTCCCATAGGTGGTTTCTGAGTTCTAGTACCATCCAGAGGAGGCTCATCCAGGTATGCCTCCTCAACTTCATCCTCTCAGCAAGCATCATCAAGAGCCCTACTGTGTGCCGGCACGGGGCTCGGCACTGAGGGCCCGGCTCCTTGGGAGCCCAGCCACTGCAGGCTGAGAGGgcaattcatccatttattcatccaccTGAAGAAGAGTTTTTACTAAAGGGCAGCTGCAAGCCAGGGGTGGTGCTAAATGCCAGGGCTGTGCTGcaggccctccctgcccccagagagCTGCCTCGCCGTCTAGGGTGAGAGCAGATGATAAATACGGCCTTACACAAATGATCAGAGAAATGACTATTTTGATAAATGTCATGAAGATAAAGAGTAGGAATCTTTATATGTTCTGAGAACACATAAAGGGGGATTAAAAATAGCCCAGAGGAATCTAAgaaggctgcctggaggaagTAGTAGTCGAGCCGAAACACAGCGAAGTAAGACAGGGaacaggcaggggacagagggtCCTCAAAGGCAAAGGAGCTTGGGAGGCATTCAAAGATTtcaatgagggacacctgggtggctcagtggttgagcatctgccttcggctcaagtcatgatcctggggtcctgggttcgggctccctgcatggagcctgcttctccttctgcttgtgtctctgcctctctctgtgtctctcatgaataaataaataacattaaaaaaaaaaatctccacgaAGGCCAAGGTGCTTGGCAGGTAAGGCAGGTGACCAAGAGTAGATCCAGATGCGTCTGGAGAGACAGGTGTGGGAGGTCCTGCACGCTCTGAACAAGACCAGCGGGAAGCCCCAGGGGTGACCGGGTCAGGGTACGGCCAGGAAAACATGCTCTGTCCGGCGGGGAGGTGCCCAGGGCTCAGCCTTGTTCAACAGCATTGGGCCAGGCAACGACTTCTCTGAACTCACTTTCTCGGCCATCAAAGGGGTGGTGGCACCTGCTATGGCACAGGAGAGGGGCTCCAGGGGTCCTCGCTCCTTCCCTCCAAGGAGCACACCTCTGCGCCACCTGCTTGCAGAGGGCATGTGGCTTTTCCCGCAGCGAAGACGCTCTGTCCTCTGTAGAGCTGTGCCCGGGGTGGCCGGGAGGCCGCGGGAGGGGGCCCGCTGCTTGCTCTGGGCACATCTGCCTGCAGAGCCGTCAGGCCGCTGCCGGGAAAAGCCAACCGGGCCTCCGTCCCACACCCACCCAGAGGACCTATCCTTTTCCACATTTACCCGCTTGTCTCATCTTCACTGGGACTGGTTTCGCGGGCGCATCTGCTGCAGCCAGTACGCACGATGCTCCAGCCAGTgctccccctgctgcccccagacCCCCCCACATCTGCCCAACACGTCCAGAGGTGCCTGCTGTTTGCTCAGGCTGTTTCTTCCACCCGGAATgccttctctcctgctcccaAATCCCAGTCCCGCGCTATCCCTCGTGCTGAGCTCCAAGGCCATCGCAGCCCCCAGGCGGCCCGACCCTCTCCACCCGCCTCTGAGGGCCTCTGAGGGCCTCTGAGGTCCGAAACCTGCGCTTGCCTCTTGAACCCAAGGAGCAGCCCTCACGCCCAGCACAGCAGAGGGGGCACGCCTGCATGTCATCTCTTCCCCAGGGGACCGCCCCAGGAGCACTGCCAACGACCTGCTCGGGGAGGAGACGGGAGCCTGGACCACCTGCCTGCTAAGCCACGGATGTCTGCCGGACGGTCCCCTCCAGGTCTCTGCAGGGACAGGGACTCGGGGAGTCCCGGGCGAAGCGGGCGGTGGTGTTTCACTGTGCCTCGCCCCTCACCTGGGCCCCCATCGAGGCTCCTTTTGTCCCCTGCAGCGCAGGTGCAGAAGCAGAGCGCAGGGCAGGTGGAAAGCAGGGCCTCCGTGCCCACCGTGGTGATGTGCAGTCCCTCCCACCTGCCTAAGGCCCCGCTGTGAGAATTCATGGGGGGACTAAGGGAAATGCTGGAAGCATTCAGGCATTAAATTCAAGGTTCAATAATGACCTTGGTGGCCCTGAATGATAAGGGGGAGAAAGCAGGATCTGCCCTTCGGCAGCTCAGTGATCTCCCCGGGGCGACTCCAGCTCCCCCGGCGCCCTCAGGAGCGACAGAGCAGATGTGCACTAGAAGCTTCCTGCACGTAGTTAAAGCCCATGATTCtcttgcttcctcctcctctgaggCCAGTCAACCCTCCTCACTTCCCTGGACCCCCATTAATGTCCAGCTTCTGTGTGACATTCGTGAGGATGAATCTGCTTCTGGTCCCGGCACAGGACCCCTCGGCCAGATGAATTCTGTACGAACTATGAAGCCGTGTTTCCCTTGCTGTCTGCTCCCACCCCTGggccccccctcaccccccgaATCAGAAACCAAGAATGGAACGAGTTCAGGGACTAACTCTCTAGCTGGGTCCCCAGGGTAAGAAGATAGCAACACAATACCTGGAGAGGACTTTGTGATCACCAGTGTCTTCTTCTAGGTCATCTGAGGATCGGACGGTGCCGGGTGCTATAAATACTGAACTTTCTACGTGGTCCACatgcttccttttttccttttttttactgCTGATTGATTCTCCCATTACCTTCTCTTCTAAAGAGTTTGCTAAGGTTCCAGAGTTTCCGAATTCCTGGGCCTTAAGGACAAGACAACCGGAATACAAGTCAGCCTTTCTCGCAGTGAGGTCGCGTGCCTGACGCCCCACCGCAGCGCTCCGCTCCACCTGGAGTCCAGGAAACTAGGGTGTCCCCTCCAGTCCTGCCCGACCTGGGGTGTCCTTGCAGCACAGCTTGCCGTGGCAGAGAAGCCCACCCGCACTCGGGCTCCCTGGGCAGAGGGCAAAGGCCACAGATTATAAAAACAGCATGGATTTCAGAGTCACTACGATCTGGTTTCAAATCCTGAGTTAGTCACCTTATGCAACCGACTTTATTTCTCTCACCCTCagtctcatctgtcaaatgggtatAATAATTATCGAccttctggggcacttgggtggctcagttggtgaagcatctgcctttggctcaggtcatgaggtcctgggatcaagtcctgcgtcgggctccctgcttctcctgctgccccctgcttgtgctctctctctcaaataagtaaaatctttaaaaaataatcatcaaCCTTTTTCTCACTATACCACGGGGTTTCCCATAATGGATGTCCTGTACAGTGGGCAATGCAACCATCACCCACTTAAACAGAGGAGCGGATCCTGGAAGCCCGGTGGGCCAACAGGTGCAAAGGTGGCCCCTGAGCTGGGAGAGGTACACACACAGGCAGACCTGTAGCTTGTGGGGTGACAGCTTCACTGTGCCTTTGGTGGCACAGAGCAACATCTCTAGCATTTATTTGACAAGGAAGATTCTTTGACCAATGTCCACACCCAGCATTCGGAAGCCCATTGGCAATGCTCCCGAGTGAAATTAAGAAGCCGAGGAGCACGGGAGTTGTTGGAGCCACCTCCCAAGAGTCCGTTAAGGGGCTGGAAGAGTCTGCTCAACAGGTGTCAGAATACGAGTAGAGTGGCCAGCTGGTCACACCCCAGGAGAACAAGGCTCCGAGCAGGAATTAAAAATGCTCCTGAAATGCTGGTCCTTCCCCTGTCACCCACGGGCCAATGCTACCTTTTCTGCAAGGTGAAATGAGAAGaggaccttttttaaaaaaaaaaaaaaaaaaaaaaaaaaaagaaaacgaagactagggatccctgggtggcgcagcggtttggcgcctgcctttggcccagggcgcgatcctggagacctgggatcgaatcccacatcaggctcccggtgcatggagcctgcttctccctctgcctgtgtctctgcctctctctctctctctgtgactatcataaataaataaaaaaaaaaaaaaaaaaagaaaacgaagacTAAGAGAACAAACTTTCCATTTTCTGGTGCTGttggaagatttctttttctttttccttttgttatgttTCAAAGAAGAGCCAAGTATCAGAGAAATGCTCCCATGTCATCTTATCTGCCTGGAGGCAAGACTCACAGGCCCCGCCTGTCATCCTGGGCCACAGGCCATCCCTCTGCTCACCCATAAGACTTCTAGGGGTGCTTGGGAGCAGTGGGTGCCTGCCCATTGGATGGGCGAGAGCCAGAGGGGGCAGGCCAGAGCCCAGAGACGCAAACGGTGGCTCGCTGGTCCTGAGATCCAGGAATGAAGTTCTCCCCAAAAGCTCATGCTCAGCTCAGGGAAAGATAGATTCAAACCTACATCTCCCAATCTCATTCCCAGCCCAAGACTCGTTCAGCCACACCCCAAATCACCTGCCCACAGGCACACATACCCACACCACCTGCTTTTGGCAAATGACTTCTCTCTTTGCAAAGCAGAAGAGAATAAAGTGACGTCTGCATTTCTGAGGCCGCATTCCGTCTGCCCAGGGAGAGGAAGTGAGCGGCTAATAAGCCACATTAAATAGCAGAGATGCAACTAAGGCTTCCTTCCTGCCACCCACCCAGTTCCCTTTCTTTTGTCCTAAGAGATCTTCTGTCCCTTAACAGTCCGGCGAATTGCTGTAGCTATTGTCATGATCCGCCAACCTGGGGATCCCAAGACCTGATCTCACTGCAGGACATTTCTACCCCACTGGATCATGGGGTCTCCTGCTGGAAAAGCCTGCTCGGCTGGGCTGGCTTCCAACGTCACAGAcagtgggtgggtggtggtgggcgCCCGGGACCGGGTTCCTCTCCCTGGCGGCAGGAGGAGCAGATGGCAGGTGGGTCCTGGCACCTGCAGGACTACCCTCACTTCTCTTCTCTGTCCGAAGACGGACATAATAGGGGTGATCCCAAAGGGCCAATGGCTCCTGCGATGCTTGCTTCTAGGCTGTCACTGTCCGAGAATTCTGCTCCACCCAGTGCATTTTCTGGGGTTGGCAAACTGGTAAGAGCAAACTTCCACTTCTAGCCTATCTAAATCCTAAacgttggggtgcctgggtggctcagtggttgagcatctgccttcagctcagggcatgatccctgggttctgggatcgagtcccgtatcgggctccccgcaggcacctgcttctccctcaacctatgtctctgcctctatgtctttcatggataaataaaaataaaatcttaaaaaataatcctaaatgttTTAAGGCTACTGATAATGCCCCTTTCTCTTGCAGCCCTCCAGATGCAAGGATTTCTCATTCCCCTGAGCACCTTTCAGCCCCTCACTCAGCCTTGACTCTCCCCTGCCATGAGCCAGAGCATTGTCTTTATCTTGGGGTTCACTTTACCCTACATCCACCTTACACCCCCACACCACCATGCAATCCACCTTTGTCTCCCGCACTGCAAGCCCTGCCAGGCTGCTCTCCAGAATTTGAAGCCAATACACAGATGCTCATTCTCTCCtgggagagaaaaatcacaacCACCAAACCAGGGTAGCAGAAGAGTAGAGCGCTGTCACGTGTCCCTGACTATGGAGGAGAAAGCAACTGTTCTGCCTGAGGAGAAGCTGGGCAGGCTCCTGGGAGGAGGTATTGTTGGCATTGGGATTTGAAGGGGCACAAGTGCTGGCCAAGTGGTGCCGGAGTGGGGCAGAGCAGAGTGTGGAGTGCCTGAGAGTTGGgcagcggggtgggggagggaagccagtttggctggaggggaggggagggagaagacgGCAGGGGCCCCTGCACCCTCTCGCTGCCCACTCCCGTGGCCCCTCGAGCTGCTGAGCTCAGTGAACTGGGAGCACCAAGCGGTGGCAAAGCATGTGCCCAGCTGCGAGAACTCAGAAGTGCCTGTCCCCCACTTCCAAGCACAGGAGCTAGATAATTATACCAATGGGCCACCTTCAAAAATCAAGGCTGGGGTCAAAGGTGAGCTCACGTGGTTTTCTCAGGCCATCGCAGGAGGCGGGGGCTAGGGTTCACGGAGCACACGCTAGGTGTGGCTGCCAGTACCCCCGACAATGACCACGGCTGCTACCTCTCCCGGCCGTCAAACATGACCCCCTTCCATCCTCTTGGCTGCCCGGGAGGCCCCGAGGTACTAAATCTCAGGAGTGCTCCTCTGGGGTGCTAGCCCTGGCCTTCCCGAGCCGGAGTGAGGGCCTCCTTAAAGTCTGGCCCGGGCCACCGGGCTGCTTCTGCTTCCCTGTTCCATGGAGGGGGACGAGTAGAGTCCTGGGGCAGGACTTAGGGTTCCCGAACCCGCCATCGAGTACCTGATGGCTCTCCACTGGGGCACAGTCGTCGGCCTCCCCTCGCTGGCGGTCGTCTGGCGGGGACAGGGTGGCGGGTTCTGCGGCCAGTGTGGCGTCCTCCACACCCCCGTCGGGACAAGGCGCTGCGGGGATGCTGGCCTCGGGGACATCCTCCTCCGGCCCTGAGAAGCTGCAGCTACTCCGAGAGGCCTCAGCCTCCGCGGCCTCCTGGGCCTCGTCCCTGGCCCCCACGGCACACGGATAGCCCTCCGGCTCCTCGAGCTCCAGGTCTTCATTTTTCAAGTCCTCCACGCCCTCCGCATAGGCCTCTAAAACCGCAGCCAGGGGCACCTCGTAGTGCGGGTAGTAGAACAGGTCGTGGGGGATGACGGAGATCTTGGACAGGGGTGGAGAGGGCTTGAAGTCCAGGCCCTCCTCGCTGCGGCTGCACAGGGTCTCCAGGCTGTCGCTGCCTCTCAGGGGGTCAGGGGACAGCTCCCCCTCTGGCTcctgcagccccggggcctcCCCGTTGTCCTCGCCCCGACGGCGCCGTGGGGACTTGCGCTTGGGCTTCTCGTACACCTCTGGCTTTTTATCCACCGGCGCCTCCCCTGGGGCTGGAGAGGAGCCCTGGTCTTCCTGCCCTGTGTCCCTGTGAGGTTCAAGGCCATCGGGCCTCTCTGGGGACTCGTCCGAATCTTTCCTCTGGTGCACAGACTTACTCCTCCTCTTCTCCGGTTTCTCAGCGTGATCCTCCAAAACCTCGTCCTCTGCTGGTTTTTTCTCATGAGGAGAAGGGACCTCATTGAAAGCCTGGCTGGTCGAGGCGACATCTATGAGGTCGCTGCTAAATTTAGAGGTTTTGAAGGGTATGCCCTCAAAATAGTCTTCCCCACCCATAGCTTCTACGGTCAGCAGCTTGACCTTGAACTCCAAGGAATTGGCCATGATGGTGTTGTCCTCAAGGGGTGAGAGGGGACAGCTCTCCTCCCCTGGGCTGCCCGCACCCTCTGGCTCCCCGTTCCAGGATGGAGAACTCTGGGAAGTCTGCGAATGATTGCTCTTGCCGTCCGCCAAAGAGACGTCACCCGGGGACTCATCAGAGGCTGCTTCCGCAATCTTGGGGGCCTCCTGTTGCGACTTTTCCTCAGCAATCTCAACTGCCAGGAGGTACCCATCCTGCTTCAATGAGTCCTTTGTCCCTCTCGGGCTCCCTTCAAAGCGAAAGTCATGACTGTAGAAAGGATCCTTACTGCAGGAAGCGTCCTTGAAGGTGTCGGCCTCAAAGTGCACGGTTTTCTTGATCGGCAATGAGTTGGACCTCCGGCTGTCCTTTCTCGATGATAAAATGGAAGATTCTGGAGATGGGTCGTTGGTGCTGCTGGCCTTACCTGGGTCCCCTTGCAGGGCCTGGTCGATGATCTGGTGCATGAACTCGGGGGCGCTGTCTGACAGCGCACAGCTGGACACGCCATCCTGGAAGCTTTCTTTCATGCTCTCGGGCTTGTCACAGACGAAGACTTTGGAGGGTGGTGGTTGGCTGGCTTCGTGGTTAATGGTGTAGGCCCGGTCCCCATTTTCGGTCAGAAGGAAGACCGTGCTCTCCTGTTCAGAAGGAGTCTCTTTGATGCGGACAAAAGTGGATTCAATTGGAGCTTCTTTATCCAAATCCGAGAAATCCTCCTGCAAAAACACACGGGGCATATCGAAATCAGGGGAGTATTGACAAACAGTGTGCATCCCCCTCTCCTAAAACAAAAACCGACGTGGAAAAGCCACTTCAGAACTCAGGCGAAGTGTTCTAATTAAGAGACGCAGATGGCTGCTCTTGCTGAGATGTGGAGACACCAGATAAgttaaaaagaatatgtttttaaaagctatGGATACGAAGAAATGCTTACTTTGCTTCTGTCTAGTACCTACCACTACCTGAACTTAGAGAATGTATTTGCTCACTTGATAACTGTCTTGTCTCTCAGAACGAGGCTGTGCGAGGTCAGGGACCTCATGCATTCAGCTTACTGCTGAgcccccctctcccacccccgaGGAAGCAGCGGGTGTTcagtaaactttctttttaattattattttttatttttttttggtgttcagtaAATCACTAGTGAATTCAATAAAGATCTACTGTTACATTGTTGCTGTCACTAATATCATCTCAAGGTTGGGGACAGCATGGGTTGCAGGCTCAGTGGAGCTGTGGCAACTTCTGAAAGGTCTGATTCCCCTCCAAGTGTAGTCTGGGATTCTGAAAATAAGAGGGCGTGCTTCTGCACGATCACTGTCTTGTATCCTTTTTCACATTCTGATAAAACGCAGTAAACTGCTAACATGTTCCGGCCGACATCTAGAAGATCGTGTAGCCAATCCGTGTGCCAAGCAGGCATCTTTAACCATCTCAGTGAAGTTTGGTTTCGGGGAAGATGTTTGCAAGAGGTATGGCTGTCCAACTTGCTATCTGCTTATAAATGGAAAGCGCCTTATCTAGGATCCTGAAATTAAAATGTGccaagggggggatccctgggtggctcaagggatcccggggtggctcagtggtttagcacctgcctttggcccagggtgtgatcctggagtcctgggatcgggtcccacatcaggctccctgcatggagcctgcttctccctctgcctgtgtctctgcctctctctctctctctgtgtctccatgaataaataaaatcttttttaaaaaaataaataaaacgtgcCAAGGCAACGCTCAAGGGAACTTGAGATCCAGTTTTGATCACTACTGCTCACTGCACAGAA comes from the Canis aureus isolate CA01 chromosome 9, VMU_Caureus_v.1.0, whole genome shotgun sequence genome and includes:
- the CLMN gene encoding calmin isoform X2; translated protein: MAAHEWDWFQREELIGQISDIRVQNLQVERENVQKRTFTRWVNLHLEKCNPPLEVKDLFVDIQDGKILMALLEVLSGRNLLHEYKSSSHRIFRLNNIAKALKFLEDSNVKLVSIDAAEIADGNPSLVLGLIWNIILFFQIKELTGNLSRNSPSSSLSPGSGGTDSDSSFPPTPTAERSMAVSVKDQRKAIRTLLAWVQRKTRKYGVAVQDFAGSWRSGMAFLAVIKAIDPSLVDMKQALEDSMRENLEKAFSIAHEALHIPRLLEPEDIMVDTPDEQSIVTYVAQFLEHFPELEAEDFSDLDKEAPIESTFVRIKETPSEQESTVFLLTENGDRAYTINHEASQPPPSKVFVCDKPESMKESFQDGVSSCALSDSAPEFMHQIIDQALQGDPGKASSTNDPSPESSILSSRKDSRRSNSLPIKKTVHFEADTFKDASCSKDPFYSHDFRFEGSPRGTKDSLKQDGYLLAVEIAEEKSQQEAPKIAEAASDESPGDVSLADGKSNHSQTSQSSPSWNGEPEGAGSPGEESCPLSPLEDNTIMANSLEFKVKLLTVEAMGGEDYFEGIPFKTSKFSSDLIDVASTSQAFNEVPSPHEKKPAEDEVLEDHAEKPEKRRSKSVHQRKDSDESPERPDGLEPHRDTGQEDQGSSPAPGEAPVDKKPEVYEKPKRKSPRRRRGEDNGEAPGLQEPEGELSPDPLRGSDSLETLCSRSEEGLDFKPSPPLSKISVIPHDLFYYPHYEVPLAAVLEAYAEGVEDLKNEDLELEEPEGYPCAVGARDEAQEAAEAEASRSSCSFSGPEEDVPEASIPAAPCPDGGVEDATLAAEPATLSPPDDRQRGEADDCAPVESHQAQEFGNSGTLANSLEEKVMGESISSKKKEKRKHVDHVESSVFIAPGTVRSSDDLEEDTGDHKVLSRTSHSDSSIYVRRHTNRSLESDHFSYVQLRNAADLDDRRNRMLTRKANNSGEATLPESQSPQSDSLTQFVQQPDLMYFILFLWLLVYCLLLFPQLDVNRL
- the CLMN gene encoding calmin isoform X3; this translates as MAAHEWDWFQREELIGQISDIRVQNLQVERENVQKRTFTRWVNLHLEKCNPPLEVKDLFVDIQDGKILMALLEVLSGRNLLHEYKSSSHRIFRLNNIAKALKFLEDSNIKELTGNLSRNSPSSSLSPGSGGTDSDSSFPPTPTAERSMAVSVKDQRKAIRTLLAWVQRKTRKYGVAVQDFAGSWRSGMAFLAVIKAIDPSLVDMKQALEDSMRENLEKAFSIAHEALHIPRLLEPEDIMVDTPDEQSIVTYVAQFLEHFPELEAEDFSDLDKEAPIESTFVRIKETPSEQESTVFLLTENGDRAYTINHEASQPPPSKVFVCDKPESMKESFQDGVSSCALSDSAPEFMHQIIDQALQGDPGKASSTNDPSPESSILSSRKDSRRSNSLPIKKTVHFEADTFKDASCSKDPFYSHDFRFEGSPRGTKDSLKQDGYLLAVEIAEEKSQQEAPKIAEAASDESPGDVSLADGKSNHSQTSQSSPSWNGEPEGAGSPGEESCPLSPLEDNTIMANSLEFKVKLLTVEAMGGEDYFEGIPFKTSKFSSDLIDVASTSQAFNEVPSPHEKKPAEDEVLEDHAEKPEKRRSKSVHQRKDSDESPERPDGLEPHRDTGQEDQGSSPAPGEAPVDKKPEVYEKPKRKSPRRRRGEDNGEAPGLQEPEGELSPDPLRGSDSLETLCSRSEEGLDFKPSPPLSKISVIPHDLFYYPHYEVPLAAVLEAYAEGVEDLKNEDLELEEPEGYPCAVGARDEAQEAAEAEASRSSCSFSGPEEDVPEASIPAAPCPDGGVEDATLAAEPATLSPPDDRQRGEADDCAPVESHQAQEFGNSGTLANSLEEKVMGESISSKKKEKRKHVDHVESSVFIAPGTVRSSDDLEEDTGDHKVLSRTSHSDSSIYVRRHTNRSLESDHFSYVQLRNAADLDDRRNRMLTRYNTQKLTELILQFYGIRADMKRECKHARMSMKANNSGEATLPESQSPQSDSLTQFVQQPDLMYFILFLWLLVYCLLLFPQLDVNRL
- the CLMN gene encoding calmin isoform X1: MAAHEWDWFQREELIGQISDIRVQNLQVERENVQKRTFTRWVNLHLEKCNPPLEVKDLFVDIQDGKILMALLEVLSGRNLLHEYKSSSHRIFRLNNIAKALKFLEDSNVKLVSIDAAEIADGNPSLVLGLIWNIILFFQIKELTGNLSRNSPSSSLSPGSGGTDSDSSFPPTPTAERSMAVSVKDQRKAIRTLLAWVQRKTRKYGVAVQDFAGSWRSGMAFLAVIKAIDPSLVDMKQALEDSMRENLEKAFSIAHEALHIPRLLEPEDIMVDTPDEQSIVTYVAQFLEHFPELEAEDFSDLDKEAPIESTFVRIKETPSEQESTVFLLTENGDRAYTINHEASQPPPSKVFVCDKPESMKESFQDGVSSCALSDSAPEFMHQIIDQALQGDPGKASSTNDPSPESSILSSRKDSRRSNSLPIKKTVHFEADTFKDASCSKDPFYSHDFRFEGSPRGTKDSLKQDGYLLAVEIAEEKSQQEAPKIAEAASDESPGDVSLADGKSNHSQTSQSSPSWNGEPEGAGSPGEESCPLSPLEDNTIMANSLEFKVKLLTVEAMGGEDYFEGIPFKTSKFSSDLIDVASTSQAFNEVPSPHEKKPAEDEVLEDHAEKPEKRRSKSVHQRKDSDESPERPDGLEPHRDTGQEDQGSSPAPGEAPVDKKPEVYEKPKRKSPRRRRGEDNGEAPGLQEPEGELSPDPLRGSDSLETLCSRSEEGLDFKPSPPLSKISVIPHDLFYYPHYEVPLAAVLEAYAEGVEDLKNEDLELEEPEGYPCAVGARDEAQEAAEAEASRSSCSFSGPEEDVPEASIPAAPCPDGGVEDATLAAEPATLSPPDDRQRGEADDCAPVESHQAQEFGNSGTLANSLEEKVMGESISSKKKEKRKHVDHVESSVFIAPGTVRSSDDLEEDTGDHKVLSRTSHSDSSIYVRRHTNRSLESDHFSYVQLRNAADLDDRRNRMLTRYNTQKLTELILQFYGIRADMKRECKHARMSMKANNSGEATLPESQSPQSDSLTQFVQQPDLMYFILFLWLLVYCLLLFPQLDVNRL
- the CLMN gene encoding calmin isoform X6 produces the protein MAAHEWDWFQREELIGQISDIRVQNLQVERENVQKRTFTRWVNLHLEKCNPPLEVKDLFVDIQDGKILMALLEVLSGRNLLHEYKSSSHRIFRLNNIAKALKFLEDSNVKLVSIDAAEIADGNPSLVLGLIWNIILFFQIKELTGNLSRNSPSSSLSPGSGGTDSDSSFPPTPTAERSMAVSVKDQRKAIRTLLAWVQRKTRKYGVAVQDFAGSWRSGMAFLAVIKAIDPSLVDMKQALEDSMRENLEKAFSIAHEALHIPRLLEPEDIMVDTPDEQSIVTYVAQFLEHFPELEAEDFSDLDKEAPIESTFVRIKETPSEQESTVFLLTENGDRAYTINHEASQPPPSKVFVCDKPESMKESFQDGVSSCALSDSAPEFMHQIIDQALQGDPGKASSTNDPSPESSILSSRKDSRRSNSLPIKKTVHFEADTFKDASCSKDPFYSHDFRFEGSPRGTKDSLKQDGYLLAVEIAEEKSQQEAPKIAEAASDESPGDVSLADGKSNHSQTSQSSPSWNGEPEGAGSPGEESCPLSPLEDNTIMANSLEFKVKLLTVEAMGGEDYFEGIPFKTSKFSSDLIDVASTSQAFNEVPSPHEKKPAEDEVLEDHAEKPEKRRSKSVHQRKDSDESPERPDGLEPHRDTGQEDQGSSPAPGEAPVDKKPEVYEKPKRKSPRRRRGEDNGEAPGLQEPEGELSPDPLRGSDSLETLCSRSEEGLDFKPSPPLSKISVIPHDLFYYPHYEVPLAAVLEAYAEGVEDLKNEDLELEEPEGYPCAVGARDEAQEAAEAEASRSSCSFSGPEEDVPEASIPAAPCPDGGVEDATLAAEPATLSPPDDRQRGEADDCAPVESHQAQEFGNSGTLANSLEEKVMGESISSKKKEKRKHVDHVESSVFIAPGTVRSSDDLEEDTGDHKVLSSPEL
- the CLMN gene encoding calmin isoform X5 produces the protein MAAHEWDWFQREELIGQISDIRVQNLQVERENVQKRTFTRWVNLHLEKCNPPLEVKDLFVDIQDGKILMALLEVLSGRNLLHEYKSSSHRIFRLNNIAKALKFLEDSNVKLVSIDAAEIADGNPSLVLGLIWNIILFFQIKELTGNLSRNSPSSSLSPGSGGTDSDSSFPPTPTAERSMAVSVKDQRKAIRTLLAWVQRKTRKYGVAVQDFAGSWRSGMAFLAVIKAIDPSLVDMKQALEDSMRENLEKAFSIAHEALHIPRLLEPEDIMVDTPDEQSIVTYVAQFLEHFPELEAEDFSDLDKEAPIESTFVRIKETPSEQESTVFLLTENGDRAYTINHEASQPPPSKVFVCDKPESMKESFQDGVSSCALSDSAPEFMHQIIDQALQGDPGKASSTNDPSPESSILSSRKDSRRSNSLPIKKTVHFEADTFKDASCSKDPFYSHDFRFEGSPRGTKDSLKQDGYLLAVEIAEEKSQQEAPKIAEAASDESPGDVSLADGKSNHSQTSQSSPSWNGEPEGAGSPGEESCPLSPLEDNTIMANSLEFKVKLLTVEAMGGEDYFEGIPFKTSKFSSDLIDVASTSQAFNEVPSPHEKKPAEDEVLEDHAEKPEKRRSKSVHQRKDSDESPERPDGLEPHRDTGQEDQGSSPAPGEAPVDKKPEVYEKPKRKSPRRRRGEDNGEAPGLQEPEGELSPDPLRGSDSLETLCSRSEEGLDFKPSPPLSKISVIPHDLFYYPHYEVPLAAVLEAYAEGVEDLKNEDLELEEPEGYPCAVGARDEAQEAAEAEASRSSCSFSGPEEDVPEASIPAAPCPDGGVEDATLAAEPATLSPPDDRQRGEADDCAPVESHQAQEFGNSGTLANSLEEKVMGESISSKKKEKRKHVDHVESSVFIAPGTVRSSDDLEEDTGDHKVLSRTSHSDSSIYVRRHTNRSLESRFHLY
- the CLMN gene encoding calmin isoform X4, which translates into the protein MALLEVLSGRNLLHEYKSSSHRIFRLNNIAKALKFLEDSNVKLVSIDAAEIADGNPSLVLGLIWNIILFFQIKELTGNLSRNSPSSSLSPGSGGTDSDSSFPPTPTAERSMAVSVKDQRKAIRTLLAWVQRKTRKYGVAVQDFAGSWRSGMAFLAVIKAIDPSLVDMKQALEDSMRENLEKAFSIAHEALHIPRLLEPEDIMVDTPDEQSIVTYVAQFLEHFPELEAEDFSDLDKEAPIESTFVRIKETPSEQESTVFLLTENGDRAYTINHEASQPPPSKVFVCDKPESMKESFQDGVSSCALSDSAPEFMHQIIDQALQGDPGKASSTNDPSPESSILSSRKDSRRSNSLPIKKTVHFEADTFKDASCSKDPFYSHDFRFEGSPRGTKDSLKQDGYLLAVEIAEEKSQQEAPKIAEAASDESPGDVSLADGKSNHSQTSQSSPSWNGEPEGAGSPGEESCPLSPLEDNTIMANSLEFKVKLLTVEAMGGEDYFEGIPFKTSKFSSDLIDVASTSQAFNEVPSPHEKKPAEDEVLEDHAEKPEKRRSKSVHQRKDSDESPERPDGLEPHRDTGQEDQGSSPAPGEAPVDKKPEVYEKPKRKSPRRRRGEDNGEAPGLQEPEGELSPDPLRGSDSLETLCSRSEEGLDFKPSPPLSKISVIPHDLFYYPHYEVPLAAVLEAYAEGVEDLKNEDLELEEPEGYPCAVGARDEAQEAAEAEASRSSCSFSGPEEDVPEASIPAAPCPDGGVEDATLAAEPATLSPPDDRQRGEADDCAPVESHQAQEFGNSGTLANSLEEKVMGESISSKKKEKRKHVDHVESSVFIAPGTVRSSDDLEEDTGDHKVLSRTSHSDSSIYVRRHTNRSLESDHFSYVQLRNAADLDDRRNRMLTRYNTQKLTELILQFYGIRADMKRECKHARMSMKANNSGEATLPESQSPQSDSLTQFVQQPDLMYFILFLWLLVYCLLLFPQLDVNRL